The following coding sequences are from one Passer domesticus isolate bPasDom1 chromosome 11, bPasDom1.hap1, whole genome shotgun sequence window:
- the SNORC gene encoding protein SNORC isoform X1 — MLFLREAMPYHRVLRLVLLTLCSILVPAVLAAEYPQDAVPTLWNEPPELPSGAGPFDTATSTARLSDATAFPPFTSELEPEDTTHLHRLDTGDGSLGPGAIGAIVIASLLGTSVLVALVVITLRKFSAS; from the exons ATGCTTTTCCTGAGGGAAGCCATGCCCTACCACAGAGTCCTTCGGCTGGTCCTGCTAACGCTCTGCAGCATCctggtccctgctgtgctggcag CAGAGTACCCGCAGGACGCGGTCCCCACCCTCTGGAACGAGCCGCCCGAGCTGCCCTCTGGAGCCGGTCCCTTCgacactgccaccagcaccGCCCGGCTGTCGGATGCCACTGCCTTCCCCCCGTTCACCTCCGAGCTGGAGCCCGAGGACACCACCCACCTGCACCGGCTGGACACCGGGGACG GCTCACTGGGGCCCGGAGCTATTGGTGCCATTGTTATTGCCTCCCTCCTGGGTACGTCTGTGCTTGTGGCCTTGGTTGTCATCACACTGAGAAAGTTCTCGGCCTCCTGA
- the SNORC gene encoding protein SNORC isoform X2: MLFLREAMPYHRVLRLVLLTLCSILVPAVLAEYPQDAVPTLWNEPPELPSGAGPFDTATSTARLSDATAFPPFTSELEPEDTTHLHRLDTGDGSLGPGAIGAIVIASLLGTSVLVALVVITLRKFSAS; encoded by the exons ATGCTTTTCCTGAGGGAAGCCATGCCCTACCACAGAGTCCTTCGGCTGGTCCTGCTAACGCTCTGCAGCATCctggtccctgctgtgctggcag AGTACCCGCAGGACGCGGTCCCCACCCTCTGGAACGAGCCGCCCGAGCTGCCCTCTGGAGCCGGTCCCTTCgacactgccaccagcaccGCCCGGCTGTCGGATGCCACTGCCTTCCCCCCGTTCACCTCCGAGCTGGAGCCCGAGGACACCACCCACCTGCACCGGCTGGACACCGGGGACG GCTCACTGGGGCCCGGAGCTATTGGTGCCATTGTTATTGCCTCCCTCCTGGGTACGTCTGTGCTTGTGGCCTTGGTTGTCATCACACTGAGAAAGTTCTCGGCCTCCTGA